Part of the Carcharodon carcharias isolate sCarCar2 chromosome 11, sCarCar2.pri, whole genome shotgun sequence genome, TTCATTGTCCacctgaaaatccttccaatactCCCAATGGAAGGCAGTaaaagtgggagagattcctggccagccatgcttgatgtggagtggtcaCTGGCAAGCTATAGCCTCAGGCTTCAGGCTAGCGACTTGTTCCAGACAAAACTAGCTATAGAAAACAGACAGAAGCAAGTGCTTTGTCTGCCACATGCATCTCTAGACGCAGGAAGTCTTCTGAGCCTAAGAATAATTGAGGGtaagaaacatgcattcactcagtACATGGACAGCAGGGGAGAGCATAATGATGGAGACTACACAAAGATTAACAGAGATTGTCAAAAACTAGGAAGGCCTTCCATACTGCCTGCCCTACAGAAcacaccacccactccctgctccctgctctagGATCCTTCTCCTCCCAAAATCTCTGGGACTTAACTGTCCTGGGCAGCCATAAATTATCAAGGAGCATAACACAAAGTAGAATATTTTACCGGCACATAAATAAAGAAAAAGGAAGTCAGGATGGGAATAGGGTAACTAAGGGATGggcaggataaaatcaataattttATCTATAATTTTATAAGCAATAACAAAATGCATGAAATATGAAATAAATGGCTTGCATCAGCATTTATCAGAGAGATAGATCAGATAGACATGATATCAGAGGATGAGATTAGGAATGATGGGCTGGACTTTATGTGCCCCAGCGCAGCCATATTTTTGTTGGAGGGCAAGCAAAATGGGTTGGTTGGCTAGCCCACTATTTTCCCACCCACCTCCGACCCAGTCCCCATAATATGCTAGGTGGGCGGAAGCCAAaatcggcagcatgcccgccatGTTTAAGTGAATGGTTaaaggtcaattaggcttgttaataAGCCTATTGACCTGAATAATATGCAGCCCATGCCAAAATCTGGTTGGCCATTTAGCGTGGTCAGCCAGGCAGGATTGGGTAGAGTGTTTTTTAAGACCTACATAAGAAAAGGTGGGAAGAAAGGGGGGAACATCATTCAGGGGTTCTCTGAGCACAACAAGggcaccccttccccccccaaagATTTCACTCCCCCAACCTTCCTTCTGCACTGCCTGCCCTACAAAACAcgccacccactccccactccctgttCCCTGCTCTAGGATCCTtctcctccctaaatctctggGACTTAGCTGTCCTGGGCAGCCATGAACCTCTTCAGGCTACttcctgcagtcccagcaatgccTACACCTGAGATCTGCCGGGACTGATGGATCTGCTGGTCAATCAGATTGGCTAGCAGTTTCCCGGTGGCAGGAATTCCTCCCATTGAGGGGCATAAGTCCCATTGTTAAACAATTTAGCCCACCTGTGgtgtgctatggctgttgggcaGGCTTCCTGTCAGCTTCTGGCTGACTTTCTCTCcctgggggttgagggggtggtggtAAGCAGTCCATGcaccatgcccccccacccccccccaccaccaccaccaccaccaccaccacataaAATGTAGCCCGATATCACTACTTTTAAAGCAAAAGTAGATATGTTAAATTATGTCATCAGATTCAAAGAGAATAAATCTCCTGATCTGGACAGATCTTAAGAGATAACAGAAGCCGTGTTacacatatttaataattcatGGAAGGTGTTGTGCCAGAGGGCTGGTGTTTAGTTCATCTTAAACGCATATTTAACAAGGGAGATAGAGCATATCCTAGGAACTATAGACCAGACAGCTTAATATTGTTGGTAGGAGAAATAATGGAACCCTCACAAAAAGAGAAAGTAGAAAAAACATCTAGATTTCCAAAGTGGGCTCAATAAGGTGACACATAAGAGATAATGAATAAGATGAGAGTATGCAAATCAGTGGACAGGTGGTGAGATGGATAGCTAACTGGTTGCAAATCAGAAAGAAGAGAGCAGGGGATGAACGGTAGCTGTTTAGTGCTAAGATAGCTGTTATTCCCAATTTATATTCATGATCTAGACTTTGGAATCAGTAACACAATTtagaaatttgcagataacaccagATTGGGAGGCAAGGTCAATATTGATGATTGTAACAAATTAGAAGAAGACATTAATGGACTTGCAAAATCTGCATACAATTGGCAATTTCAGCACAGATAattgtgaggtgttacattttgataAGCAAAATAAGGTCATATATTATTTGGAAAATCAAATCTAAATTgggtagaggagcaaagggatctgggagtacaAATTCACAAATCACAGAAAGTAGTGACATTGGTTAGCAAGATATTATAAAAAGCAAACCAGAGCACTAGGGTTTATTTCTAGATGGATGGAATTGAAAGGTTGAGACATTATGCTAACCTTGTATCAAACCTTGGAAACACTTAGAATTCTGAATGCAGTTCTGATTGACACATGAGAAAAAGGATATAGAAGCATTATGTAGGGCGCAGTGAAGATTTACAAGGACTGTATCAAAAATATGAGATTATACCTAACAGGAAAGAATGAGCATACTGATCTCTttttgaaaagagaaggctgaggggtgccCTGACAGAGGTCTTTAGAATTACACAAGGCTTTGATAGTACAGGGATGGAGAAAACATTCCCATGAACAAAACTAATAGCCCTCAATATTAGattgtcaccaagaaatcaacCAAGGAATTCTCAAAGAaccttcttcacccagagtgctcagaatgtggaacttgctatcacagCAAGTAACTGAAAAGAAAAACATAGTTGCATCTAATGAGAggctagataagcatatgagggaaaaaggaatagaaggttatgatgaaagagttagatgaggaaaggtgggaggaggctttaATGGGACATAAATGCCAGCATGCACtctttgggccaaatggcctgtttctgtgctgaatattCTATGTAACATCTATTTTCTGTTAAAATGTATGGGCAATGATTTTGATGTATTtgtattaacattttttaaaatgttgtatAAAGTCACATTGATTATTATATAGTGAATGAAGCCTTTTATTTTGGGTGTTCTTTGTTGAAATCCATTGTTGAATGAATCTTTCTGCTTTGGTACCTCTTATTTCATAGATAGTTGTTGGATAGCTTCAGTTCAGCTAGTCTTTTTTAGCATTAGTTTTGCATCTGTCAATGGTGTCAGgcatggctcagtggtagcattttTGTCCCtgtgtcagaaggctgtgggttcaagtcccactcagacacttgagcacaaattctagactgacacttcagtacagtactgaaagagtgctgcattgtggagGTGTATTTTGAATGTCGGACTAAATTACTAAATTCCAAGCAGATGGATCATTGGTAAATATCCATGCCTGCATACTTCCTGCCAACAGGAGGACATGTTCCCCCATCCcacaaagataaaaataaaattgatTAATTATGCTCTTTATAAAGTGTACAATCTCTACTGCAAAGTCTTTGGAAAACTCTTAAATCAGATAATAGAATTCATGCCAATACGTCACTGTGTTGTAAGGACATCATTGTGTCCCTTTTCTGTGATATCATCATGACAACAATGATGCTGACAAATGATGGCAGTGCCCCTTTAAAAGAACAATATTGCCAGAGGTTCCTTCTGTTAAATAAGGTAATTTTgacttgctgattttttttcttttttttttgctgtgatGTTTCTCTGTTAATCAAATCTGTCCTTTATTGTTTTTTAGCTGGCTTTTTCACACTCCAGCTGTGCTGAATCCAAGAGGAGTTTGGTGCAGTTTGGACAATGAAAGCCAAGACCAAGCAGTGGAAGCAGCTAGTGCTGATTGGGATACTGGCATGGGCACTCGTCTTCTTGCTGCTGTTTACATATTTCACAGACTTCAAAACAGATGAGCGTCCAGCCAGCTCTTTCACATTCACTGAGACAAGAAGGCTCTTCCCCATTCAGGGTAAACAGAGAGTCTTTATGGGGGCTTTCCCAAATCCAAAGGTCTCAGCAAGTCAAAGAGAAAATAGCCTTTTCTTTGAGAATGATGAAGATTCTGTGCATTCATTGCGTTTAGATTCTTTGAATGATGACAATCTAAAATGGACCCAAGAAGAGGATAATGGTGAACTTCAAGTCAAGATAAGAGTGAAGAAGATGAGGATTGGTGACCAGCAGCAAATTCAAAACAAGTTgatagataaggtagttaaaatTATTACCAAGGATGGCAATACCTACAAGGAAATGATTATTCAAGATGCAAAGCCTAAGCATCACAAAAGGATAATGAGAAATATGGAACAACCGAGCTATCCGGTAGACCCATTACTTGAAAATCTAGATTCCTTTGACCTAGAGGACATGGAGTTTTCGAAATCAAATTCAGTGCTTGCCAAACTGTGGAGAGGAAATATTTCATCTGGGATGTTGAATCCTCGGTTACAGAAAGCCATGAAAGACTATATGAATGAAAACAGACATGGTGTCCAGTTTCAAAGGAAAATGGGGACTGAAAAGATGTTTGGTGAAGAACTTCTCTGTGAGCTGAAAAACAAAGTCAAAATAAGAACCCTTGATGGGAAGGAGGCTCCATTTTCGACACCTGGATGGAAAAAACACATTCCCAAAATTCCACTGGACAAAATCAGAATTAACAGACAGTCCTTCAGAAGTTGTGCTGTCGTCACATCCGCTGGTTCAATATTGAACTCCTCCCTTGGAGAAGAAATAGGTAGGAACAAAATTTTCATCATTTAAAATGCAGTTTGTGTTATTAACTGGAATTTTTAGCTTGCAAACAGTAGTTTCTGTAAGTAAAGAGCAAGCAGGCAACTTGAAAAATCAAAGATGGTAAAAATGAAAGAAACCCTTTGGAAGTTTGCTTTAACTATTGAGACTATCAAACACGGTATGCTCTTGGTCTGTAAGCCTCAGTGCAACACCATGTACTGCATTTTCTGATGGAGCCATTGGGGGAAGGGACTCACGAATGCAGGCTGTGTGCTAAATTCTATGGGAATGTTCATGTGGATATATTATCAAGGCTTCTGGGCTTCCCCATGTCTGGATGCACTGGGGAACCCCTCTTGAAACTTCAGAGGTAAgaatggcaattgcccagaagtgcaaactccCTCTAGGCAATTACCCTGCCCTGGGAACCATTTGAAACTACAATTTAAATCACAAAATTTGGATGGTTTTGGCTGTTATACAAATAGCTActgagaaaaagttagaagaattaaaacaacttctaacttctgagtaactattgtaaagacaaaGACCGGCAATCCCCATAGGAGTCCGCCCACACAGATGTCTGCTCCtacccccaactacaccccccaaaCAATATTCCCCAACACGCCCCGACTCTGCATGGTATTCACCCCCACCTGACCCCCCGACCTGTCCCGactgcgccccccacccccccgcccccacagtaCCGGCCCACCACCAACACTATCCCAAACCCCACATCCACCTCTTCACCTCCCATGCAACCTGACCTCCCCCCCGCCAACCTCCAACATCACCCGCCCACCCCCTCACAGGCCTtatccacctcccacccccaacaccccccaacatctgacctcccactcacccccgcccccgcTGTCCGACCACTCAACCCTGCCCCTGATGTCTGACTCCCCAAGCCCCCGAAGTCCAACACCCCCATTTCCCCCCGATGTctgacctccccaaccccacaatgTCCAACTTCCCACCCCCCCCGATGTCCGACCTCCCCAGCCCCAATGCCTGACCGCCCATTGCCTCCCAATATCCAACCTCCTGAtgtccaacccctccccacccccacctgaccCCCGATACCCCATACCCTAAAATCCTATCCACTTTGCTTAAAGACTTACCTTTTCCCTGCCCTGTCAATTTTAGTGGGACCTtttaacttacctggtttacggcagctagtgctgtaaaaaagggggtgtgTCCTTCTTTAGCCCACTCTGCTGGACCGCGACGCCTGGCTTCAGAGACAGCTGCGCTGCCTGGATCTTACCTGGCCTGTGTCGGAAGGCCGGGCGAGACGGACACAGAAGAAATTTCCCGTAAATAATTGggcacagagtggcaatccgtcgctgattgccactctgaggaagttaTGGCTCATATGCGCACAGTTGATGTGGGGTGAAATTTTGCTGAAGCATCTGTAAAATTAGAGAGATATTTGACATCTATATGTGCAGGCAGCTCACAGCTCTGAAGGTGGGTTAGTGGCATAAAGCAGGCGAGTGCAGGCTGATTTCGCTATTAGCTCAGTAAAGGCACAACTCAATATATCAACTGGATATGAAACCAGGTTGCACTACTCAAGGTATTGCCTCCTGCTGGCTGATGAGTGACAATTCCAGTTGTGGTGTAAGTGAATGATAATACTGGAGAAAAAAGGGAAGacaaataaattaaacaaaaaatcATAAATTGTTTAATTGCTTGGGCAATGTGCTTGTTTTTCAGATTTCTACATTCATACAATTGTTCAGTGTTAATGTAATGTAATGTAATTTCTTTTGTCCTGCTTAGTATTCAACTTCTCTGTGATTATTTCCCTCTAATGGGGTAGCTCATACCCCTTCAGAGCTATTTCACTCACTTTATTCAGTTTATCCCAACTGCAGACTGAAGAGAACTGAAGTTTTAAAATAATCAGTGTTTTTGTAAACATTTTACTTGTACTTGGTTATAATTGCCATACATGACAGCAAATGTTAATTAGAGAAATAAATAAAGCATTAGTCAACTGGGAGCAGAAAATGGTCAATGGGGTACTGGACTGCAGGATTCAGTAAACAAAACAaaatagcttgcatttataacATGGGGCCgaatcttctgttcagcatgcaggggcgggccccacacaCCGACACGTAaagtgcatcccgacgtcaccgcccgtcattctgatcttccatttgacgggcatgcaccggagtcagctgcacgcccgccaaactgtcaaaggcttattaaggccattaatgaaataattaaagtaattgtcagagctccctgtccaaccttaaggttggcgggcaggcaaagagcccaagcgaccTTCGGATTTTTCATAAAATcgcatccacaggcaggatgaggtttcttgaagggtttattaattaaataaaatttttaatgaaaattcataaacacatcccagctcatgtgacactgtcacatgaggggacatgtctgactaatttttttttaaatttttccaagtttatgacaacttaatctccctgattAAGCgcccagctctgtgcctcagggagatttctgcactttttcacacatgtgcgcgaaagagcgcaggacctgactctccctccgcccctcacctgcacaggaagcgctgggcgctgagcgcttctgggtacgcgtcatgctgggcgggccttaattggcccgcccatgtaaaatagcagcGCCCAGCCGATCGGGGGAAGCAATCAGCTCCGCACCCACACCTGACCCGCtcgcccaacggggagaaaaatCTCCCCATGTTTTTCACAGCTTTAGAACATCCCAAATCACTTCAaaatgtagccactgttataatgtaggaaatgcaatggtcaatttatgcacagcaaattcccacacacagtaatatgGTAAAGATCAGATAATCTGGGTCTTTTTGTGATTTTGGTTacaggataaatattgactaggacaTTAGAGCAAGCTCCTCTGTTCCTCAAAGTACATGCCCCACCATTTACAGCAAGCATCTTGGTATCAATGCGATTTGCTCATTATATATGGTGGATGCTGGAACCAAGAAAGCCACAGTAGTGACAGAGGTTTCCCCGGTTACACTACTTACAAATCTCCCTCATGTATTTTGCGATTTTGTAGCACTTTTCCTGGCTTCTTTTCTCCTGTTGATTTGAAGCATCCATTAAGTTGGAGATTTGACACGTGCATATCACTATTTTATTTACTCTGGTTTTAAACTTTTCCAATTGCCTCTTGATCTATTTTCTTCTATTCCTTTATCTCTCGCATTTCATTGTCTTATTGTTTAAAATTCTGCGCTGACCCTACATATTGATTAAAAGATGTACAATAGTTTGTGTATCCAGTATGGTGTCTGTTAACCAAGTGAGTtagtgcaaaaacaaaaacagaattacctggaaaaactcagcaggtctggcagcatcggcggagaagaaaagagttgacgtttcgagtcctcatgaccctttgacagaacttgagttcgagtccaagaaagagttgaaatataagctggtttaaggtgtgtgtgtgggggggcggagagagagagagagagagagagaggtggagtagggatgtggttgtagggacaaaccaagcagtgatagaagcagatcatcaaaagatgtcaacaacaataatacaaaaaaacacgtgttaaagttaaagttgttgatattatctaaacgaatgtgctaattaagaatggatggtaggacactcaaggtatagctctagtgggggtggggagagcataaaagatgtaaaaaatgaataaataaatatatttttttttctctttctctttttataatggaaataggtgggaaaaggaaaatctatataatttattgaaaaaaaaagaaaaggaagggggaaacagaaagggggtggggatggggaagggagctcacaacctaaagttgctgaattcaatattcagtccagatggctgtaaagtgcctagtcggaagatgaggtattgttcctccagtttgcgttggacttcactggaacaatgcagcaagccaaggacagacatgtgggcaagagagcagggtggagtgttaaaatggcaagcgacagggaggtttgggtcattcttgtggacagaccgcaggtgttctgcaaagcggtcgcccagtttacgtttggtctttccaatgtagaggagaccacattgggagcaacgaatgcagtagactaagttgggggaaatgcaagtgaaatgctgcttcacttgaaaggagtgtttgggtccttggacggtgaggagagaggaagtgaaggggcaggtattgcatcttttgcgtgggcatggggtggtgccataggagggggttgaggagtagggggtgatggaggagtggaccagggtgtcccggagggagcgatccctacggaatgccgatggggggggtgaagggaagatgtgtttggtggtggcatcatgctggagttggcggaaatggcggaggatgatcctttgaatgcggaggctggtggggtgataagtgaggataagggggaccctatcatgtttccgggagggaggagaaggcgtgagggcggatgcgcgggagatgggccggacacggttgagggccctgtcaacgaccgtgggtggaaaacctcggttaaggaagaaggaggacatgtcagaggaactgtttttgaaggtagcatcatcagaacagatgcgacggaggcgaaggaactgagagaatgggatggagtccttacaggaagcggggtgtgaggagctgtagtcgagatagctgtgggagtcggtgggtttgtaatggatattggtggacagtctatcaccagagattgagacagagaggtcaaggaagggaagggaagtgtcagagatggaccacgtgaaaatgatggaggggtggagattggaagcaaaattaataaatttttccaagtcccgacaagagcatgaagcggcaccgaagtaatcatcgatgtaccggagaaagagttgtggaagggggccggagtaggactggaacaaggaatgttccacataccccattaagagacagacatagctggggcccatgcgggtacccatagccacaccttttatttggaggaagtgagaggagttgaaggagaaattgttcagtgtgagaacaagttcagccagacggaggagagtagtggtggatggggattgttcgggcctctgttcgaggaagaagctaagggccctcagaccatcctggtgggggatggaggtgtagagggattggacgtccatggtgaagaggaagcggttggggccagggaactggaaattgttgatgtgacgtaaggtgtcagaggaatcacggatgtaggtgggaagggactggacaaggggagagagaagggagtcaagataacgagaaatgagttctgtggggcaggagcaagctgagacgatcggtctaccggggcagttctgtttgtggattttgggtaggagatagaagcgggccgtccgaggttgggcgactatcaggttggaagctgtgggagggagatccccagaggagatgaggtcagtgacagtcctggaaacaatggcttgatgttcagtggtggggtcatggtccagggagaggtaggaggaagtgtctgcgagttgatgctcagcctccacgaggtagaggtcagtgcgccagacaacaacagcaccacccttgtcagcgggtttgatgacaatgtcagggttggacctgagagaatggagtgcagtaagttcagagagagacaggttagaatgggtgagaggagcagagaaattg contains:
- the LOC121284291 gene encoding beta-galactoside alpha-2,6-sialyltransferase 2-like, with amino-acid sequence MKAKTKQWKQLVLIGILAWALVFLLLFTYFTDFKTDERPASSFTFTETRRLFPIQGKQRVFMGAFPNPKVSASQRENSLFFENDEDSVHSLRLDSLNDDNLKWTQEEDNGELQVKIRVKKMRIGDQQQIQNKLIDKVVKIITKDGNTYKEMIIQDAKPKHHKRIMRNMEQPSYPVDPLLENLDSFDLEDMEFSKSNSVLAKLWRGNISSGMLNPRLQKAMKDYMNENRHGVQFQRKMGTEKMFGEELLCELKNKVKIRTLDGKEAPFSTPGWKKHIPKIPLDKIRINRQSFRSCAVVTSAGSILNSSLGEEIDSHDAVLRFNAAPTQGYEKDVGSKTTIRVINSQILVNPEHKFNNSTLFKNIVLVAWDPAPYSVNLLKWYKKPDYNLFLPYLRYRRKNPDQPFYILHPKFVWQLWDIIQENTQEKIQPNPPSSGFIGILIMMSLCDNVNIYEYIPSVRLTDLCHYHERYYDAACTLGAYHPLLYEKLLVQRMNKGMKADLYTKGKVIVPGFCTMKCSGE